A DNA window from Mycolicibacter hiberniae contains the following coding sequences:
- the selA gene encoding L-seryl-tRNA(Sec) selenium transferase: protein MTEADPRRAIPRTDALLMLPPVRAARARLGEHVVRGVVRDAQDQARRGELNPDEVEKAVLETLSRCRATALRPVLNATGVVVHTNLGRAPLSAAATEALLAASGYVDVELDLATGARSARGVAARAALLAACPAAEDSLVVNNGAAALVLATTALAAGREVVVSRGELIEIGAGFRLPDLIASTGARLREVGTTNRTHLRDYAEALGPQTGCILKVHPSNFAVHGFTAAVDVSALRALATEHDVALVADLGSGLLAPDPLLPGEPDAATTLSAGADIVTASGDKLLGGPQAGVVLGRSDVVARLARHPLARAVRADKLTLAALEATVSGADAPVTRALHADPARLRSRAAQLAAAVGGTVVAHDGRVGGGGAPGVPLPGWAVRLPEAAAGPLRGGDPAVLPRVHDGACLVDLRCVPETDDPALLDAVRTALARIS from the coding sequence GTGACCGAAGCCGATCCGCGCCGCGCCATTCCGCGCACCGATGCGCTGCTGATGTTGCCACCGGTTCGAGCGGCCCGCGCACGGCTCGGCGAGCATGTCGTGCGGGGTGTGGTTCGTGACGCACAGGATCAGGCCAGACGCGGCGAGTTGAACCCAGACGAAGTCGAAAAGGCTGTCCTGGAAACCCTTTCACGCTGTCGAGCGACGGCGCTGCGACCGGTGCTCAATGCCACGGGAGTGGTGGTGCACACCAACCTGGGCCGAGCGCCGCTGTCGGCAGCAGCGACCGAGGCGCTGCTGGCAGCCAGCGGCTACGTGGACGTCGAGCTGGATCTGGCCACCGGCGCGCGCTCGGCACGGGGGGTGGCGGCCCGCGCCGCTTTGCTGGCGGCGTGCCCGGCAGCCGAGGACTCCCTGGTGGTCAACAATGGCGCCGCGGCACTGGTGCTGGCCACCACCGCATTGGCCGCCGGCCGTGAGGTGGTCGTCAGCCGGGGTGAGCTCATCGAGATCGGGGCGGGCTTTCGCCTGCCGGACCTGATCGCCTCGACCGGGGCCCGGTTGCGGGAGGTCGGCACGACCAACCGCACCCATCTGCGCGATTATGCCGAGGCGCTCGGCCCGCAGACCGGGTGCATTCTGAAGGTGCACCCCAGCAATTTCGCCGTACACGGTTTCACGGCGGCGGTCGATGTTTCGGCATTACGGGCCTTGGCGACCGAACACGATGTGGCATTGGTGGCCGATCTCGGCAGCGGGCTGCTGGCGCCGGATCCGCTGCTGCCCGGCGAACCGGATGCGGCCACCACACTGAGCGCCGGTGCCGACATCGTGACCGCCAGCGGCGACAAGCTGCTCGGCGGTCCGCAGGCCGGAGTCGTCTTGGGACGTTCCGATGTCGTCGCCCGGTTGGCGCGGCACCCGCTGGCGCGCGCAGTACGCGCCGACAAGCTCACGCTCGCCGCCCTAGAAGCCACCGTGTCCGGCGCCGACGCACCTGTGACCAGGGCTCTGCACGCCGACCCCGCCCGGTTGCGCTCCCGGGCCGCGCAACTGGCCGCCGCGGTGGGTGGCACCGTGGTGGCACACGACGGCCGGGTCGGCGGCGGCGGAGCGCCGGGCGTTCCACTGCCGGGCTGGGCGGTCCGGCTGCCCGAGGCGGCGGCCGGTCCGCTGCGCGGCGGCGATCCCGCGGTGCTGCCCCGCGTGCATGACGGCGCCTGCCTGGTGGACCTGCGCTGCGTGCCGGAAACCGACGACCCTGCACTGCTGGATGCGGTGCGGACCGCACTCGCCCGGATCTCCTGA
- the selB gene encoding selenocysteine-specific translation elongation factor: MFVVATAGHVDHGKSTLVRALTGMEPDRWAEERRRGLTIDLGFAWTALPSGRRVAFVDVPGHERFFPNTLAGLGPATVVCFVVAADEGWCAQSSDHRDAIAALGISHAVVALTRADRATSERVAEVSAQVRAKLAHTGIHNAPIVAVSAAQGSGLDTLRAVLDKLLAGIPAPSEDERVRLWVDRSFSITGAGTVVTGTLTAGTLAVGEHLLLLCRGQPRPVAIRGLQSCGEPHPALGPTARVAVNLRGVASGEVRRGDVLVRPDEWLTTAVADVRHAAGRPLAEAPEQLVVHVGTAATPARLRRLDAGHARLSLACALPLTFSDRLLVRDPGAGRVLGGVWVLDPDPPALRRRGAAARRAEELAGADPTDRSRWVLAEVARRGAVSERRLRLLGYQLTSPPPQVTVIRGWWVHAPTYRSWRDRLRCAVRELRERDPLSAGLSRGAAVDLLALPGPELLDELVGHAGLIQRDGLIGLPDDPGDLGPAEAAIADLESRLAASPFHAPEADDLAALGLGVRELAAAARLGRLLRLNDNLVLLPSAPALAMRELARLRQPFTATQAKQALNTTRRVVIPLLEYLDSRGWTRRLDAVHREVVR; the protein is encoded by the coding sequence ATGTTCGTCGTCGCCACCGCCGGCCACGTCGACCACGGGAAGTCGACCCTGGTGCGCGCGCTCACCGGGATGGAACCCGACCGGTGGGCCGAGGAACGTCGGCGCGGACTCACCATCGATCTGGGTTTCGCCTGGACCGCGCTGCCGTCGGGCCGGCGGGTGGCCTTCGTCGACGTCCCGGGCCACGAACGTTTCTTCCCCAATACGCTGGCCGGTCTGGGTCCCGCGACAGTGGTCTGTTTCGTGGTCGCGGCCGACGAGGGCTGGTGTGCGCAGTCGTCCGATCATCGCGACGCCATTGCCGCCCTGGGCATATCACATGCGGTGGTGGCGCTCACCCGCGCGGACCGGGCCACCTCTGAGCGCGTCGCCGAGGTGTCGGCGCAGGTCCGAGCCAAGCTGGCGCACACCGGTATCCACAATGCCCCGATCGTCGCGGTGTCTGCTGCCCAAGGGTCCGGTCTCGACACCCTGCGGGCGGTTTTGGACAAGCTGCTGGCCGGTATCCCCGCGCCGTCAGAAGACGAGCGGGTTCGGCTCTGGGTCGACCGGTCGTTCAGCATCACCGGGGCCGGAACGGTGGTGACCGGCACTTTGACCGCGGGGACCCTGGCCGTCGGCGAGCACCTGCTGCTGCTGTGTCGCGGCCAGCCTCGCCCGGTGGCCATCCGGGGATTGCAGAGCTGCGGCGAGCCGCATCCGGCCCTGGGGCCGACCGCGCGGGTGGCCGTCAATCTGCGCGGCGTGGCTTCCGGTGAGGTACGCCGCGGAGACGTCCTGGTGCGGCCCGACGAGTGGCTGACCACCGCGGTGGCCGACGTTCGCCACGCCGCCGGCCGCCCGCTGGCCGAGGCACCCGAGCAACTGGTGGTGCATGTGGGCACTGCGGCGACCCCGGCCCGACTGCGGCGCCTTGATGCCGGTCACGCCCGCCTCAGCTTGGCCTGTGCCCTGCCGCTGACGTTTTCGGATCGGCTCTTGGTACGCGACCCGGGAGCCGGCCGGGTGCTGGGCGGGGTGTGGGTGCTCGACCCAGATCCTCCTGCGCTGCGGCGGCGCGGTGCCGCGGCCCGCCGCGCCGAAGAGCTGGCCGGTGCCGATCCCACCGACCGCAGCCGATGGGTGCTCGCCGAGGTGGCGCGGCGGGGCGCGGTGTCAGAGCGGCGGCTGCGGTTGCTGGGTTACCAGCTCACCTCCCCGCCCCCGCAGGTGACGGTGATCCGCGGCTGGTGGGTCCACGCCCCGACGTATCGATCGTGGCGGGACCGGCTGCGGTGCGCGGTGCGCGAGCTGCGGGAGCGTGATCCGTTGTCTGCCGGGCTCTCCCGGGGCGCGGCCGTGGATCTGCTCGCGCTACCGGGACCGGAACTGCTCGACGAGCTGGTGGGCCATGCGGGGCTGATCCAGCGCGACGGACTGATCGGACTGCCGGACGACCCCGGCGACCTCGGCCCAGCCGAAGCGGCGATTGCCGACCTGGAATCCCGGCTGGCCGCGTCTCCGTTTCATGCCCCGGAGGCCGACGATCTGGCCGCCCTGGGACTGGGGGTGCGCGAGCTGGCGGCAGCCGCACGACTCGGGCGACTGTTGCGCCTCAACGACAATCTGGTGCTGCTGCCGAGTGCACCCGCCTTGGCTATGCGCGAATTGGCTCGGCTGCGGCAGCCTTTCACCGCGACGCAAGCCAAACAGGCGCTGAACACCACACGGCGGGTAGTGATCCCGCTGCTGGAATACCTCGACTCCCGGGGCTGGACCCGTCGGCTCGACGCCGTCCACCGGGAAGTGGTGCGCTGA
- a CDS encoding VOC family protein — MIKPHGVNTEFEISGINHVAMVCSDMERTVDFYSNILGMPLVKSLDLPAGIGQHFFFDAGNGDCVAFFWFRDAPDGVPGISAPAHIPGIGEITSAVSTLNHLAFHVPADKFDAYRQRLKEKGVRVGPILNHDESEWQASPTVHPGVYVRSFYFQDPDGITLEFACWTKEFTGDVEHVKPKTAADRRVPAST, encoded by the coding sequence ATGATCAAACCGCACGGTGTGAACACCGAATTCGAAATCAGCGGGATCAATCACGTGGCGATGGTGTGCTCCGACATGGAACGCACCGTCGACTTCTACAGCAACATCCTGGGCATGCCGCTGGTCAAATCGCTGGACTTGCCCGCAGGTATCGGCCAGCACTTCTTCTTCGACGCCGGTAACGGCGACTGCGTGGCGTTCTTCTGGTTCCGTGACGCCCCGGATGGGGTGCCCGGCATCTCCGCGCCGGCCCACATACCCGGAATCGGCGAGATCACGAGTGCCGTCAGCACGCTCAACCACCTGGCATTCCACGTGCCGGCGGACAAGTTCGACGCCTACCGTCAACGGCTCAAGGAAAAGGGCGTGCGGGTCGGCCCGATCCTCAATCACGACGAGTCCGAGTGGCAGGCGAGCCCCACGGTGCACCCGGGGGTGTATGTCCGATCGTTCTACTTCCAGGACCCCGACGGTATTACGTTGGAATTCGCCTGCTGGACAAAAGAGTTCACCGGCGATGTCGAGCACGTCAAGCCCAAGACCGCCGCGGACCGCCGGGTTCCGGCGAGCACTTAG
- a CDS encoding TetR/AcrR family transcriptional regulator, whose product MSTHPEQPGHRGPLPTERGRRTQAAIDSAARAVITRKGVLAATIADIAAEAGRSAASFYNYYESKEAMVREWALRFRDEASRRAATVTRHGLTNRERIEQATAAHWYTYRNRLAEMVGVSQLAMVNDDFARYWAEICAVPVGHITETVKRAQAEGYCTDDDPALLAVALVSMLNQFCYVQLATPRDDDGPDDEACIRTLANVIYRAIYPEESS is encoded by the coding sequence GTGTCTACCCACCCCGAGCAGCCCGGCCACCGCGGCCCGCTGCCCACCGAGCGGGGCCGACGCACCCAGGCCGCGATCGACTCCGCCGCCCGCGCAGTCATCACCCGGAAGGGGGTTCTGGCCGCCACCATCGCCGACATCGCCGCTGAGGCCGGCCGTTCGGCGGCGTCGTTCTACAACTACTACGAGTCCAAAGAGGCGATGGTCCGGGAGTGGGCGCTGCGGTTCCGCGACGAGGCCAGCCGGCGAGCGGCCACCGTGACCCGGCACGGGCTGACCAATCGGGAACGCATCGAGCAGGCCACCGCCGCGCACTGGTACACCTACCGCAATCGGCTGGCCGAGATGGTCGGCGTGTCTCAGCTCGCGATGGTCAACGACGACTTCGCCCGGTACTGGGCGGAGATCTGCGCGGTGCCCGTCGGCCACATCACCGAAACGGTGAAGCGCGCCCAGGCCGAGGGCTACTGCACCGACGACGACCCCGCCCTGCTCGCGGTGGCGCTCGTCTCGATGCTCAACCAGTTCTGTTACGTCCAACTCGCCACGCCTCGCGACGACGACGGCCCCGACGACGAGGCCTGCATCCGCACCCTGGCCAACGTGATCTACCGGGCCATCTACCCCGAGGAGAGTTCCTGA
- a CDS encoding 2-hydroxyacid dehydrogenase encodes MRVLAHFIPGPKVSAFVAPESDWLDIRWCAADDDATFYRELAEAEVLWHVLRPLSGDDLRRGPRLRLVHKFGVGINTIDVDVATQRGIAVANMPGANAASVAEGTVMLMLAVLRRLLPLDRATRAIHGWPTDPDLGEHCRDIGGCVVGLVGFGSIAQRVADIVSAMGAQVIHTSTRDDGTPGWRPLPELLAAADIVSLHLPLTDATEGLIDEAALQQMKPEAVLVNTSRGPIVDEAALAAALSRGRLAGAGLDVFAVEPVTADNPLLGLDNVVLTPHVSWYTADTMRRYLAAAVDNCRRLRDGQPMSYVVNQPTGC; translated from the coding sequence GTGCGCGTGCTGGCCCACTTCATTCCCGGCCCGAAGGTCTCGGCGTTCGTGGCGCCCGAATCCGACTGGCTCGACATCCGGTGGTGCGCCGCCGACGACGACGCCACCTTCTACCGCGAATTGGCCGAGGCGGAGGTGCTCTGGCACGTGCTGCGTCCGCTCTCCGGTGATGACCTGCGACGCGGACCGCGGTTGCGCCTGGTGCACAAGTTCGGCGTGGGAATCAACACCATCGACGTCGATGTCGCCACCCAGCGCGGCATAGCGGTGGCCAATATGCCGGGTGCCAACGCCGCCTCGGTCGCCGAGGGCACCGTGATGCTGATGCTGGCGGTGCTGCGCCGGCTGCTGCCGCTGGACCGAGCGACCCGGGCGATACACGGTTGGCCGACCGATCCCGACCTGGGCGAACACTGCCGGGACATCGGCGGCTGCGTCGTCGGGCTGGTCGGCTTCGGCAGCATCGCCCAACGGGTGGCCGATATCGTGAGTGCCATGGGTGCGCAGGTCATCCACACCAGTACCCGCGACGACGGCACGCCGGGCTGGCGGCCCCTGCCGGAGCTGCTGGCCGCGGCCGACATCGTCTCGCTGCACCTTCCCCTGACCGATGCCACCGAGGGATTGATCGACGAGGCGGCCCTGCAGCAGATGAAGCCCGAGGCGGTGCTGGTCAACACCTCGCGCGGACCGATCGTCGACGAGGCCGCGCTGGCGGCCGCGCTGAGCCGCGGGCGGCTGGCCGGCGCGGGCCTCGACGTGTTCGCCGTCGAGCCGGTGACCGCGGACAATCCCCTGCTCGGTTTGGACAATGTCGTGCTGACGCCGCACGTGAGCTGGTACACCGCGGACACCATGCGGCGCTACCTGGCCGCGGCCGTCGACAACTGCCGCCGGCTGCGTGACGGGCAGCCAATGTCCTACGTAGTCAACCAACCGACTGGTTGTTAG
- a CDS encoding acyl-CoA dehydrogenase, protein MPIAITSEHQDLADSVRSLLTRAVPSEMLHGAMDSPIENPPPYWRAAAEQGLAGVHLAEEVGGQGFGILELAVVLAEFGYGAVPGPFVPSAVASALIAAHDPAAAELSGLASGEVIATYSVNPGLTATASGSGLVIRGQARAVAAAAQASLLLLPVATDGGALWVALRADQLEIEPVASVDPLRPIAHVRADGVEVDDAAVLRNLTEVRARALIATLLSAEAIGVARWATDTAAEYAKIREQFGRPIGQFQAIKHKCAEMIADTERATAAVWDAARAIDEATEGGAPGWQAAAPTVAFATAVAATLAPSAAQRCTQDCIQVHGGIGFTWEHDAGVYYRRALILAASFGDRSAYPQQVVDTATAGGIRKIDIDLDPDTEKLRAEIRAEVAALKAMPHDQRTVAIAEGGWVLPYLPKPWGRAAEPIEQIIIEQEFTTGRVRRQSMGIAAWLIPSIVTFGTEEQKQRFLPPTFRGEQIWCQLFSEPGAGSDLASLTTKATKVDGGWRISGQKIWTSAAQFSSWGALLARTDPSAPKHDGITYFLLDMKSEGVTVSPLRELTGGAMFNTVFIDDVFIPDELVLGEVNRGWEVSRNTLTAERVSIGGSEMPFLASLDGFVEFMRDGQFDHGAQRRAGQLIAEGHAAKLLNLRSTLLTLAGKDPMPAAAVSKLLSMRTGQGYAEFAVGTFGGDAAIGDRDQLPGKWAEFLLMSRATTIYGGTSEVQLNIIAERLLGLPRDP, encoded by the coding sequence ATGCCGATAGCGATCACCTCCGAGCACCAGGACCTGGCCGATTCCGTGCGGTCCTTGCTGACCCGCGCTGTGCCCTCCGAGATGCTGCATGGCGCGATGGACAGCCCCATCGAGAACCCGCCCCCGTATTGGCGGGCCGCCGCCGAACAGGGCCTGGCGGGTGTGCACCTGGCCGAGGAGGTCGGCGGCCAGGGCTTCGGAATCCTGGAACTGGCGGTGGTGCTCGCCGAGTTCGGCTACGGCGCAGTGCCGGGGCCGTTCGTCCCGTCCGCAGTTGCCAGCGCCCTGATCGCCGCCCACGATCCGGCCGCCGCCGAGCTGAGCGGACTGGCCAGCGGCGAGGTGATCGCCACGTACAGCGTCAACCCCGGGCTGACCGCCACCGCTTCGGGATCGGGTCTGGTGATCCGCGGCCAGGCCCGCGCCGTGGCCGCCGCCGCCCAGGCGTCGCTGCTGCTACTGCCCGTGGCGACCGACGGCGGAGCGCTGTGGGTGGCGCTGCGCGCCGACCAGCTCGAGATCGAGCCGGTGGCTAGCGTGGACCCGCTGCGCCCCATCGCCCACGTGCGCGCCGACGGCGTCGAAGTCGACGACGCCGCGGTTCTGCGCAACCTCACCGAGGTACGGGCGCGGGCGCTCATCGCCACGCTGCTGTCCGCGGAGGCGATCGGTGTCGCCCGGTGGGCCACCGACACCGCCGCCGAATACGCCAAGATCCGCGAGCAGTTCGGCCGGCCGATCGGTCAATTCCAGGCCATCAAGCACAAGTGTGCGGAGATGATCGCCGACACCGAGCGGGCCACCGCGGCGGTGTGGGACGCCGCCCGGGCCATCGACGAGGCGACCGAGGGCGGGGCGCCCGGTTGGCAAGCCGCGGCGCCGACCGTCGCGTTCGCCACGGCCGTGGCCGCCACCCTGGCCCCCAGCGCCGCCCAGCGCTGCACCCAGGACTGCATCCAGGTGCACGGCGGCATCGGATTCACCTGGGAGCACGACGCCGGGGTGTACTACCGGCGCGCGCTGATCCTCGCCGCCTCCTTCGGCGACCGCTCGGCCTACCCCCAGCAGGTGGTCGACACCGCCACCGCCGGCGGTATCCGCAAGATCGACATCGACTTGGATCCCGACACCGAGAAGCTGCGCGCCGAGATCAGGGCTGAGGTCGCAGCCCTCAAGGCCATGCCGCACGACCAGCGCACGGTCGCCATCGCCGAGGGCGGCTGGGTGCTGCCCTACCTGCCCAAGCCGTGGGGACGCGCCGCCGAGCCGATCGAGCAGATCATCATCGAGCAGGAGTTCACCACCGGCCGGGTGCGTCGCCAGTCGATGGGTATCGCCGCGTGGCTCATCCCATCGATCGTGACGTTCGGCACCGAGGAGCAGAAGCAGCGTTTCCTGCCCCCCACGTTCCGCGGGGAGCAGATCTGGTGCCAGCTGTTCTCCGAGCCCGGTGCGGGTTCCGACCTGGCCAGCCTGACCACGAAGGCGACCAAGGTCGACGGCGGCTGGCGGATCAGCGGCCAGAAGATCTGGACCTCGGCCGCGCAGTTCTCCTCCTGGGGAGCCCTGCTGGCCAGGACTGACCCGAGCGCCCCGAAACACGACGGCATCACGTACTTCCTGCTGGACATGAAGAGCGAAGGCGTGACCGTCAGCCCGCTGCGTGAACTCACCGGCGGGGCGATGTTCAACACCGTGTTCATCGACGACGTGTTCATCCCGGACGAGCTGGTGCTCGGCGAGGTGAACCGCGGCTGGGAGGTCAGCCGTAACACGCTGACGGCCGAGCGGGTTTCCATCGGCGGCTCCGAGATGCCGTTCCTGGCCAGCCTGGACGGCTTCGTGGAGTTCATGCGCGACGGGCAGTTCGACCACGGCGCGCAGCGCCGGGCCGGCCAGCTGATCGCCGAGGGGCACGCCGCCAAGCTGCTCAACCTGCGCTCGACCCTGCTGACCCTGGCGGGCAAGGATCCGATGCCGGCAGCGGCGGTGTCCAAGCTGCTGTCGATGCGCACGGGTCAGGGTTACGCCGAGTTCGCGGTGGGCACGTTCGGCGGGGATGCCGCGATCGGCGACCGCGACCAGCTTCCCGGCAAGTGGGCCGAGTTCCTGTTGATGAGCCGCGCCACCACCATCTACGGCGGCACCTCAGAGGTTCAGCTCAACATCATCGCCGAGCGTCTGCTGGGCCTGCCCCGCGACCCGTAG
- the fadD2 gene encoding long-chain-fatty-acid--CoA ligase FadD2: protein MAKLTDLPSQAVTKLGRYLERGGAELHYLRKILQSGALKLESPKVIASALSDGARWGELGMIPALNARRNPNGIAVIDDDGSITFKELDDAVNAVANGLLAMGVRGGDGVAILARNHRWFLIANYGCARVGARLILLNSEFSGPQIKDVSEREGAKLIIYDDEYTAAVAQATPELGKLRALGVNPDSDEPSGSVDETLAQLIARSSKAPAPKVTKHSSIIILTSGTTGTPKGANRATPPTLAPIGGILSHVPFRAGEVTSLPSPMFHALGYLHGTLAMFFGSTLVLRRRFKPATVLADLEKHKVTAMVVVPVMLSRILDELEKTSPKPDLSHLRIVFVSGSQLGGELASRAMKDLGPIIYNMYGSTEVAFATIAGPADLQHNPATVGPVVKGVKVRILDDNGNEVPQGEVGRIFVGNFFPFQGYTGGGGKQIIDGLLSSGDVGYFDERGLLYVSGRDDEMIVSGGENVFPAEVEDLISGHPDVIEATALGVDDKEWGARLRAFVVRKEGSSVDEDTIKVYVKEHLARYKVPREVIFLDELPRNPTGKILKRELRDL from the coding sequence ATGGCTAAGCTCACCGACCTGCCCAGCCAGGCTGTAACCAAGCTCGGTCGCTATCTCGAACGCGGCGGGGCCGAGTTGCATTATCTGCGCAAGATCCTGCAGTCCGGGGCGCTGAAGCTGGAATCGCCGAAGGTCATCGCCAGCGCACTCTCCGACGGAGCGCGCTGGGGTGAGTTGGGGATGATTCCGGCGCTCAACGCCCGGCGCAACCCGAACGGCATCGCCGTCATCGACGACGACGGCAGCATCACGTTCAAGGAACTCGACGATGCCGTCAACGCCGTGGCCAACGGCCTGCTCGCGATGGGAGTCCGCGGCGGCGACGGGGTGGCGATCTTGGCCCGCAACCACCGCTGGTTCCTGATCGCCAACTACGGCTGCGCCCGGGTCGGTGCCCGGCTGATCCTGCTGAACAGTGAGTTCTCCGGCCCGCAGATCAAGGACGTCTCCGAGCGCGAAGGCGCCAAACTGATCATCTACGACGACGAGTACACCGCCGCCGTCGCGCAGGCCACGCCGGAGCTGGGCAAGTTGCGCGCACTGGGGGTCAACCCCGACAGCGACGAGCCGTCGGGCAGCGTCGACGAGACGTTGGCTCAGCTGATCGCGCGCAGCAGCAAGGCGCCGGCGCCCAAGGTCACCAAGCACTCCTCGATCATCATCCTGACGTCCGGCACCACCGGGACCCCCAAGGGCGCCAACCGCGCCACCCCGCCGACGCTGGCGCCCATCGGCGGCATTTTGTCCCACGTCCCGTTCCGGGCCGGGGAAGTGACGTCGTTACCGTCACCGATGTTCCACGCCCTGGGCTATCTGCACGGCACCCTGGCGATGTTCTTCGGCTCTACCCTGGTGTTGCGGCGCCGCTTCAAGCCCGCGACCGTGTTGGCTGACCTGGAGAAGCACAAGGTGACCGCGATGGTCGTCGTGCCGGTCATGCTGTCCCGGATCCTCGACGAGCTGGAGAAGACCAGTCCCAAACCGGATCTGTCGCACCTGCGGATCGTCTTCGTCTCCGGGTCGCAGCTCGGCGGGGAACTGGCGAGCCGGGCCATGAAGGACCTCGGACCGATCATCTACAACATGTACGGGTCCACCGAGGTCGCCTTCGCCACCATTGCCGGACCCGCCGACCTTCAGCACAACCCGGCGACGGTCGGCCCGGTGGTCAAGGGCGTCAAGGTCAGGATCCTCGACGACAACGGCAACGAAGTGCCGCAGGGTGAGGTCGGGCGAATCTTCGTCGGCAACTTCTTCCCGTTCCAGGGCTACACCGGTGGCGGCGGCAAGCAGATCATCGACGGACTGCTGTCTTCGGGCGATGTCGGCTACTTCGACGAGCGGGGCCTGCTCTATGTCAGCGGTCGCGACGACGAGATGATCGTCTCCGGCGGCGAGAACGTCTTCCCGGCGGAGGTCGAGGATCTGATCAGCGGACACCCCGACGTGATCGAGGCGACCGCCCTGGGCGTCGATGACAAGGAATGGGGCGCACGGCTGCGGGCCTTTGTGGTGAGAAAGGAAGGCTCCAGCGTCGACGAGGACACCATCAAGGTCTACGTCAAGGAGCACCTGGCCCGCTACAAGGTGCCGCGTGAGGTGATCTTCCTCGACGAGCTGCCCCGCAACCCCACCGGCAAGATCCTCAAGCGCGAGCTGCGCGACCTGTAG
- a CDS encoding DNA polymerase domain-containing protein: protein MAGGLSLDVAGRRVVVTHPDKTVFPGGRGRPPRTKLDLIRYYLSVADGALRGVAGRPMILKRFVQGIDAEAIFQKRAPANRPDWVSVAELHYASGRSAHEVVVDDAAGLTWVINLGCVDLNPHPVLSDDLDHPDELRIDLDPMPGVDWAQIVEVTLLAREVLTEHGLTAWPKTSGSRGMHIYARIAPQWQFGQVRLAAQAVAREIERRAPRLATSRWWKEERHGVFVDFNQNAKDRTVASAYSVRATVDARVSTPLNWDEVAYCDPASFTIDTVPDRFAAIGDPWAGMDDAFGSLQELLALAQAQGPAPKAPRGTRKSVDGRRTSPLPLIEIARTKTRDEAMAALDVWRERHAAAANRLAPEDVLLDGMRGPSSIWYRVRINLQHVPDAHRPPQEELIADYSPWPSRDDDPD from the coding sequence ATGGCCGGCGGGTTGTCGCTGGACGTGGCGGGACGGCGGGTGGTGGTGACCCACCCGGACAAGACGGTGTTCCCGGGCGGACGAGGCCGGCCGCCGCGGACCAAGCTCGATCTGATCCGCTACTACCTGTCGGTGGCCGACGGTGCGCTGCGCGGCGTGGCCGGGCGGCCGATGATTCTCAAGCGCTTCGTGCAGGGCATCGACGCCGAGGCCATCTTCCAGAAGCGGGCGCCGGCCAACCGGCCGGATTGGGTGTCGGTCGCCGAGTTGCACTATGCGTCGGGCCGTTCTGCGCACGAAGTCGTCGTCGACGACGCGGCCGGGCTGACCTGGGTGATCAACCTGGGCTGTGTGGATCTCAATCCGCACCCGGTGCTCTCCGACGACCTCGACCATCCCGATGAGCTGCGAATCGATCTCGACCCGATGCCCGGAGTCGACTGGGCACAGATCGTCGAGGTGACGCTGCTGGCCCGCGAGGTGCTCACCGAGCACGGATTGACCGCCTGGCCCAAGACCTCGGGTTCGCGCGGTATGCACATCTATGCGCGCATCGCACCCCAGTGGCAGTTCGGCCAGGTGCGGCTGGCCGCACAGGCGGTGGCCCGCGAGATCGAGCGCCGCGCACCGCGGTTGGCCACCAGCCGGTGGTGGAAGGAAGAGCGGCACGGCGTCTTCGTCGACTTCAACCAGAACGCCAAGGACCGGACGGTCGCCTCGGCGTACTCGGTGCGAGCCACCGTCGACGCCCGGGTGTCTACGCCGCTGAATTGGGACGAGGTCGCCTACTGCGACCCGGCGTCGTTCACCATCGACACCGTGCCGGACCGGTTCGCCGCGATCGGTGATCCATGGGCGGGCATGGACGACGCCTTCGGCTCCCTGCAGGAGCTGTTGGCCTTGGCGCAAGCGCAGGGCCCCGCTCCGAAGGCGCCACGCGGCACCCGTAAGAGCGTCGACGGCCGGCGCACCTCGCCGCTGCCGTTGATCGAGATCGCCCGCACCAAGACCCGCGACGAGGCGATGGCCGCCCTCGACGTGTGGCGGGAGCGGCACGCCGCCGCCGCGAACCGGCTGGCGCCGGAAGACGTTCTGCTTGACGGCATGCGCGGTCCGAGTTCGATCTGGTACCGCGTGCGGATCAACCTGCAGCACGTGCCGGATGCGCACCGCCCGCCCCAGGAAGAGCTGATCGCCGACTACAGCCCCTGGCCGAGCCGCGACGACGACCCGGACTAG
- a CDS encoding nuclear transport factor 2 family protein, with the protein MTDTITGLMEANLLDVFNERDPQRRAAAIAATYSAQVQWIDDEGVATGHDELNAKAAELQEKLRGLHFVKAGPVRQTRGLGFLAWEVRTHDEVTVASGFDVAEIADERIIRMWTVLNPPE; encoded by the coding sequence ATGACGGACACCATCACCGGTCTGATGGAAGCCAACCTGCTGGACGTGTTCAACGAACGCGACCCGCAGCGCCGCGCCGCGGCGATCGCAGCGACCTATTCGGCGCAGGTGCAGTGGATAGACGACGAGGGCGTCGCCACGGGTCACGACGAACTGAACGCCAAGGCCGCTGAACTGCAGGAGAAGCTGCGCGGTCTGCATTTCGTGAAGGCCGGGCCGGTTCGTCAAACCCGCGGCCTTGGTTTCCTGGCCTGGGAGGTCCGCACCCACGACGAGGTCACCGTGGCGTCCGGCTTCGATGTGGCCGAGATAGCGGACGAACGCATCATCCGGATGTGGACGGTGCTCAACCCGCCTGAATAG